One genomic window of Azospirillaceae bacterium includes the following:
- a CDS encoding group III truncated hemoglobin, with protein MDERLLATLVSRFYARVRQDPDLGPVFNRAITDWDQHLETLTAFWSALMLPPERLAGPRYKGNPMAAHLKHLQRLTPAMFDRWLALWSQTTAEVLPPEAAADALAKAARIATSLQLGLFYRPAA; from the coding sequence ATGGATGAGCGCCTCTTGGCCACGCTGGTGTCCCGCTTCTATGCCCGGGTGCGGCAGGATCCCGATTTGGGGCCGGTGTTCAACCGCGCCATCACCGACTGGGACCAGCATCTGGAAACCCTGACGGCCTTCTGGTCGGCCCTGATGCTGCCGCCCGAAAGGCTGGCCGGTCCCCGTTACAAGGGCAACCCCATGGCCGCCCACCTGAAGCACTTGCAGCGGCTGACACCCGCCATGTTCGACCGCTGGCTGGCCCTGTGGTCGCAGACGACGGCGGAGGTGCTGCCGCCGGAGGCCGCGGCCGACGCCCTGGCCAAGGCGGCCCGCATCGCCACCAGCCTGCAACTGGGCCTGTTCTACCGGCCCGCCGCCTAA